Proteins encoded together in one Candidatus Fusobacterium pullicola window:
- a CDS encoding ABC transporter substrate-binding protein, producing the protein MKRLAMALLLFSTMAMGQEVKEPRDIKIGVTQIMEHPALDSARVGFEKALKDGGYGEAKIDYQNAQGDFGTAQMIANSFVQGKKDMIYAISTPSAQAAYNVTKKIPILITAVTDAKAAGLVGENITGTSDATSIYKQLETITKVLPKAKKVGIIYNTSEQNSQVQVAKAKEESKKLGLEIVEVGVTNVNDMAMGLDSLLDKVDVLYTPTDNLVVSATPLVLDKANRKNVPVVGCIEEQVIQGALITDTIDYEKLGYQTGEMAIRVLKGEEPKNMPVETLKDTQLIVNKKAAEKYGVDLGALEGAKLY; encoded by the coding sequence ATGAAGAGATTAGCAATGGCACTACTACTATTTTCAACAATGGCGATGGGGCAAGAGGTTAAAGAACCTAGAGATATAAAAATTGGAGTTACACAAATAATGGAGCATCCAGCTCTTGATTCAGCAAGAGTAGGATTTGAAAAAGCCTTAAAAGATGGAGGATATGGAGAGGCAAAAATAGATTATCAAAATGCTCAAGGGGATTTTGGAACAGCTCAAATGATAGCAAACTCTTTTGTACAAGGAAAAAAAGATATGATATATGCTATATCTACTCCTAGTGCTCAAGCAGCTTATAATGTTACAAAGAAGATACCAATACTTATCACAGCAGTAACAGATGCTAAGGCGGCTGGTTTAGTAGGAGAGAATATTACTGGAACAAGTGATGCTACTTCAATCTATAAACAGTTAGAAACAATAACTAAGGTATTACCAAAAGCTAAAAAAGTTGGAATAATCTATAATACAAGTGAACAAAACTCGCAAGTACAAGTTGCAAAGGCTAAAGAGGAGAGTAAAAAGCTTGGATTAGAGATTGTAGAAGTTGGAGTAACAAACGTAAACGATATGGCAATGGGGCTTGACTCACTACTTGATAAGGTAGATGTACTATACACACCAACAGATAATTTAGTTGTTTCAGCTACACCACTTGTACTAGATAAGGCTAATAGAAAAAATGTACCAGTGGTTGGTTGTATTGAGGAGCAAGTTATTCAAGGGGCTTTGATTACTGATACTATTGATTATGAAAAATTAGGATATCAAACTGGAGAGATGGCTATAAGAGTTTTAAAAGGTGAGGAACCTAAAAATATGCCAGTTGAAACATTAAAAGATACTCAACTTATAGTAAATAAAAAGGCAGCAGAAAAATATGGAGTGGACTTAGGAGCTTTAGAGGGAGCTAAGTTATATTAA
- a CDS encoding ABC transporter permease has protein sequence MLLGTIEQSFIFAIMVLGVYISYKVLDFPDMTVDGSFPLGAAVSAALIIKGVNPLLALVVAMLAGAIAGLITGMIHVKLKVTNLLAGIIVMTGLYSVNLRIMGKSNIPLFMSNHLFNGTVPAIVVIVIFLLVVKFAIDFLLKTKFGFVLKALGDNESLVTSLGLDGNRIKLYGLMIANSLVALSGGILAQYQGFADVGMGTGTIITGLASIIIGEAVIGKRKFIKATTMVIIGTLIYRAIIALSLKLGMNASDLKLITSILVVIIIYLKIKKESLRKGGVVNA, from the coding sequence ATGTTATTAGGAACTATTGAACAGAGTTTTATATTTGCAATAATGGTATTGGGAGTCTATATCTCATATAAGGTATTGGATTTTCCAGATATGACGGTAGATGGAAGTTTTCCATTGGGAGCAGCAGTGAGTGCGGCACTGATAATAAAGGGGGTAAATCCATTATTAGCTTTAGTTGTGGCTATGTTAGCTGGAGCTATAGCTGGGCTTATTACAGGAATGATTCATGTAAAACTAAAGGTAACTAATCTACTTGCTGGAATTATAGTTATGACAGGGTTATACAGTGTAAATTTAAGAATAATGGGGAAATCAAATATACCACTTTTTATGTCAAACCATCTATTTAATGGAACAGTACCAGCGATAGTAGTTATAGTAATCTTTCTATTAGTTGTAAAATTTGCAATAGATTTCCTATTAAAAACAAAATTTGGATTTGTTCTAAAAGCTCTAGGAGATAATGAAAGTTTGGTAACATCTTTAGGACTTGATGGAAATAGAATAAAGCTTTATGGGCTTATGATAGCCAATAGCTTGGTAGCCTTATCAGGAGGAATACTTGCCCAATATCAAGGGTTTGCTGATGTAGGTATGGGAACAGGAACTATTATAACAGGACTTGCTTCTATAATAATAGGTGAGGCTGTAATAGGTAAGAGAAAATTTATAAAAGCTACGACTATGGTTATAATAGGAACTTTAATATATAGAGCAATAATAGCTCTATCTTTAAAACTAGGAATGAATGCTAGTGATTTAAAACTTATAACATCTATATTGGTAGTAATTATTATCTACTTAAAAATTAAAAAGGAATCATTGAGAAAAGGAGGAGTTGTAAATGCTTAA
- a CDS encoding ABC transporter ATP-binding protein, with translation MLNIKSIEKSFVTELGTVKKVFRGLNLQVEKGDFISIIGSNGAGKSTLLDTITGNIVVDKGSIDIDGRDITKLPKYKRGSFISKVYQNPSMGTAPSMTVFENLSMADNKGKRFGFTMGLNKKRKEYYREILKELDLGIENQMDTEVGSLSGGQRQCLALIMATLNKPEILLLDEHTAALDPKTSKIIMDKTREIVEKNQISTLMITHNLQDAINYGNRLIMLHNGEIIIDIKGEEKKNLTPEKLLKIFNNREAYLKDSELFSA, from the coding sequence ATGCTTAATATAAAATCTATTGAAAAGAGCTTTGTTACTGAATTGGGAACAGTGAAAAAAGTATTTAGAGGGTTAAATCTTCAAGTTGAAAAGGGAGATTTTATCTCAATAATAGGGAGTAATGGAGCAGGTAAATCAACACTTCTTGATACAATTACAGGGAATATCGTAGTAGATAAGGGAAGTATAGATATAGATGGAAGGGATATTACAAAGTTACCTAAATATAAAAGAGGAAGTTTTATCTCTAAAGTTTATCAAAATCCCTCTATGGGAACAGCTCCATCTATGACAGTGTTTGAAAATCTATCTATGGCAGATAATAAGGGTAAGAGATTTGGTTTTACTATGGGGCTTAATAAAAAGAGAAAAGAGTATTATAGAGAAATTTTAAAGGAGCTTGATTTAGGGATAGAAAATCAAATGGATACAGAGGTAGGTTCTCTATCTGGAGGGCAAAGACAGTGCCTAGCTCTTATAATGGCTACACTTAATAAACCGGAGATACTACTATTAGATGAACATACTGCAGCTCTTGACCCTAAAACTTCTAAGATTATAATGGATAAAACTAGAGAGATAGTAGAGAAAAATCAGATATCTACTCTGATGATAACTCATAATTTACAAGATGCTATAAACTATGGAAATAGACTTATTATGTTGCATAATGGAGAGATAATTATTGATATAAAGGGAGAGGAGAAGAAAAATCTTACCCCTGAAAAACTTTTGAAAATATTCAATAATAGAGAAGCTTACTTAAAGGATAGTGAACTTTTCTCAGCTTAG
- a CDS encoding WYL domain-containing protein, which translates to MKKIRVTVPEDIWRLMKNDTEEFGINNNKLCNYILERFKYNRKMEVEKLLETQGRPLKKIIQFDLNVSNREIYYDVLKANEVDVEAEYFRELFELYTSKFKYQRELFIFEDRVKAILEAIKEKKKLKIKYLKRVFSVEPYFIKREERGDENFLFCYDEEKREYANFKLKELEIVSILEEKIKGKDKKYIENMRKNFDPFLGNGNIVKVRLTEEGESLLKSLTNYRPKMIKKEGDIYYFEVANENAKLYFRQFSKEAEILEPKQLREEIRREYLEILELYRD; encoded by the coding sequence ATGAAGAAGATAAGAGTAACTGTTCCAGAGGATATATGGCGTTTGATGAAAAATGATACTGAGGAGTTTGGTATCAATAACAATAAGTTGTGTAACTATATTTTAGAAAGATTTAAATATAATAGAAAGATGGAAGTTGAAAAACTACTTGAAACACAAGGGCGTCCTCTGAAAAAGATAATACAATTTGATTTAAATGTTTCAAATAGAGAGATATACTATGATGTTTTAAAAGCTAATGAGGTTGATGTAGAGGCAGAGTATTTTAGAGAGTTATTTGAGCTATATACATCAAAATTTAAATATCAAAGAGAGCTTTTTATTTTTGAAGATAGAGTAAAAGCTATATTAGAAGCAATAAAAGAGAAGAAAAAATTAAAAATAAAATATTTAAAGAGAGTTTTTAGTGTAGAGCCTTACTTCATAAAGAGAGAGGAAAGAGGAGATGAAAACTTTCTCTTTTGTTATGATGAGGAGAAAAGGGAGTATGCTAACTTTAAATTAAAGGAGTTAGAGATAGTTTCTATTTTAGAAGAGAAGATAAAAGGTAAGGATAAAAAATATATAGAGAATATGAGAAAAAACTTTGACCCTTTCTTAGGAAATGGAAATATAGTAAAGGTAAGATTGACTGAGGAGGGAGAGAGTCTACTAAAAAGTTTGACAAACTATCGTCCTAAAATGATAAAAAAAGAGGGAGATATCTACTATTTTGAGGTAGCTAATGAGAATGCCAAGCTATATTTTAGACAGTTCTCTAAGGAGGCTGAAATTTTAGAGCCAAAACAGCTTCGTGAGGAGATAAGAAGAGAGTATTTAGAGATTTTAGAGCTGTATAGGGATTAA
- the nrdD gene encoding anaerobic ribonucleoside-triphosphate reductase: protein MKEVIKRDGTVVEFDRDRIVRAITMAFKQSSGTVNNELVNKIASQIENMDNKKMHVEDIQDIVVKKLMASSEKDIAIAYQSYRAIKTEIRNKEKGIYKNIAELVDASNEDIMSENANKDAKTISVQRDLLAGISSKDYYLNKILPKHLKKAHETGEIHIHDLDYLLFKETNCELVNIERMLKGGCNIGNAKMLEPNSVDVAVGHIVQIIASVSSNTYGGCSIPYLDRALIPYIKKSFKKHFAKGLKYVERVDEATAKEIIERGNIEYSNMELKEKYPLAYEYSCDLTRESVKQAMQGLEYEINSLSTVNGQTPFTTIGIGTETSWEGRLVQEFVFKTRMEGFGAKKETAIFPKIVYAMCEGLNMNEEDPNWDIAQLGFECMTKSIYPDILFITKEQLEKGTVVYPMGCRAFLSPWFNEKGEEIYSGRFNIGATTINLPRIAIKNKGDEAGFYKELDRVLDMCKENSIFRAHYLEKTQAEMAPILWQSGALAEKQPKETIEDLIWGGYATVSIGYIGLSEVSQLLYGEDFAYNEEIYEKTFNILKYISEKVAQFKAETNLGFALYGTPSESLCDRFARIDREEFGDIEGITDKGYYDNSFHVSSHININPFEKLRLEALGHQYSKGGHISYIETDSLKNNLEAIQEILRYAKELGIHYMGINQPVDKCHVCGFKGEFLATERGFECPQCGNHANDKMSVIRRVCGYLSQPNARPFNKGKQKEIMSRVKHN from the coding sequence ATGAAAGAAGTTATAAAAAGAGATGGAACTGTTGTTGAGTTCGACAGAGATAGAATAGTAAGAGCAATTACAATGGCTTTTAAGCAAAGCTCTGGAACAGTAAACAACGAATTGGTTAATAAAATAGCCTCTCAAATAGAGAATATGGACAATAAAAAGATGCATGTAGAGGATATACAAGATATAGTAGTAAAAAAACTTATGGCTTCTAGTGAAAAGGATATAGCTATAGCTTACCAAAGTTATAGAGCAATAAAGACAGAGATAAGAAATAAGGAAAAGGGAATATACAAAAATATAGCTGAACTTGTAGATGCCTCTAATGAAGATATAATGAGTGAAAATGCTAATAAAGATGCTAAGACAATCTCTGTACAAAGAGACCTTTTAGCAGGGATATCTTCAAAAGATTACTACTTGAATAAAATTTTACCTAAGCATCTAAAGAAAGCTCATGAAACTGGAGAGATTCATATTCATGACTTAGACTATCTTCTATTTAAAGAGACTAACTGTGAATTAGTAAATATAGAGAGAATGTTAAAGGGTGGTTGTAACATTGGAAATGCTAAGATGTTAGAGCCAAACTCTGTAGATGTAGCTGTGGGACACATAGTGCAAATTATAGCTTCTGTTTCATCTAATACATATGGTGGATGTTCAATTCCATATCTAGATAGAGCATTAATACCATATATTAAAAAGAGCTTTAAAAAGCACTTTGCAAAGGGATTAAAATATGTAGAGAGAGTAGATGAGGCTACAGCTAAAGAGATTATAGAAAGAGGGAATATAGAGTATTCAAACATGGAGTTAAAGGAGAAGTATCCATTAGCTTATGAGTACAGTTGTGATTTGACAAGAGAGTCTGTAAAACAAGCTATGCAAGGGCTAGAATATGAGATAAACTCTCTATCAACAGTAAATGGACAAACACCATTTACAACAATAGGTATAGGAACAGAGACATCTTGGGAAGGAAGACTTGTACAGGAGTTTGTATTCAAAACTAGAATGGAAGGGTTTGGAGCTAAGAAAGAGACAGCAATTTTCCCTAAGATAGTTTATGCTATGTGTGAAGGATTGAATATGAATGAGGAAGACCCTAACTGGGATATAGCTCAACTTGGATTTGAATGTATGACAAAATCAATCTATCCAGATATTCTGTTTATAACTAAAGAACAACTTGAAAAGGGAACAGTTGTTTATCCAATGGGATGTAGAGCTTTCCTATCTCCTTGGTTCAATGAAAAGGGAGAGGAGATATACTCTGGAAGATTTAATATTGGAGCTACAACTATCAATCTACCTAGAATAGCTATAAAAAATAAAGGTGATGAGGCTGGATTCTATAAAGAGTTAGATAGAGTATTAGATATGTGTAAGGAAAACTCAATATTTAGAGCTCACTATCTAGAAAAAACTCAAGCTGAGATGGCACCTATTCTTTGGCAATCTGGAGCTTTAGCAGAAAAACAACCTAAGGAAACAATAGAGGATTTAATCTGGGGAGGGTATGCTACTGTATCAATAGGATATATTGGACTTAGTGAAGTATCTCAACTTCTTTATGGAGAGGATTTTGCTTACAATGAAGAGATTTATGAGAAAACATTTAATATATTAAAATACATCTCTGAAAAAGTAGCACAATTTAAAGCTGAAACAAATTTAGGATTTGCACTATATGGAACTCCATCTGAATCACTATGTGATAGATTTGCAAGAATAGATAGAGAGGAGTTTGGAGATATAGAGGGAATTACAGATAAGGGTTACTATGATAATTCATTCCATGTATCTTCTCATATAAATATAAATCCATTTGAGAAATTAAGACTAGAAGCTTTAGGGCACCAATACTCTAAAGGTGGACATATAAGTTATATAGAGACTGACTCTCTAAAAAATAACTTAGAAGCTATTCAAGAGATATTAAGATATGCAAAAGAGTTAGGAATACATTATATGGGAATAAATCAACCAGTTGATAAATGCCATGTGTGTGGATTTAAAGGGGAATTTTTAGCAACAGAGAGAGGATTTGAATGTCCTCAATGTGGAAATCACGCTAATGATAAGATGAGTGTAATAAGAAGAGTGTGTGGATACTTAAGTCAACCAAATGCAAGACCTTTTAATAAGGGAAAACAAAAGGAGATAATGAGTAGAGTAAAGCACAACTAG
- the nrdG gene encoding anaerobic ribonucleoside-triphosphate reductase activating protein — protein MNYSGIKYSDMINGKGIRVSLFVSGCTHRCKGCFNRDTWDPEYGEPFTQKEEDEIFLYFEKYGRTAKGLSLLGGDPTYHKNVEPLIEFLKKFKERFPDKDIWMWSGFTWEQLEKDKKRLELVSLCDVLIDGRFEIEKKDLNLKWRGSSNQRVIDIQKTISLGEIVEYH, from the coding sequence ATGAATTATTCTGGAATTAAATACTCTGATATGATAAATGGAAAGGGTATAAGAGTTAGCTTGTTTGTCAGTGGGTGTACTCATAGATGTAAGGGGTGTTTCAATAGAGATACTTGGGATCCCGAGTATGGAGAGCCTTTTACACAGAAAGAGGAAGATGAGATATTTTTATACTTTGAAAAATATGGAAGAACAGCAAAGGGATTATCACTTTTAGGTGGGGATCCAACTTACCATAAAAATGTAGAACCACTGATAGAGTTTTTGAAAAAATTTAAAGAGAGATTTCCAGATAAAGATATATGGATGTGGTCTGGATTCACTTGGGAACAATTGGAAAAGGATAAAAAAAGACTTGAGTTAGTATCACTTTGTGATGTATTGATAGATGGTAGATTTGAGATAGAGAAAAAGGATTTGAATCTTAAATGGAGAGGAAGCAGTAACCAAAGGGTGATAGATATACAAAAAACTATATCACTTGGTGAGATAGTAGAGTACCATTGA
- a CDS encoding FeoA domain-containing protein: MVPLCFAQLDKDFLIKEIKGQRGSKCCLLDKGLCVGNKIRVMNGTKDCFVVKVNDKIKYALNFGVANKIMLQEI, encoded by the coding sequence ATGGTACCTTTATGTTTTGCTCAATTAGATAAAGATTTCTTAATAAAAGAGATAAAAGGACAAAGAGGTTCTAAATGTTGTCTGTTAGACAAGGGACTCTGTGTGGGAAATAAGATTCGTGTGATGAATGGAACAAAGGATTGTTTCGTAGTAAAAGTTAATGATAAAATTAAATATGCTCTAAATTTTGGAGTAGCTAACAAGATAATGTTACAAGAGATATAG
- a CDS encoding ferrous iron transport protein A: MKLCDLKNGERARIIKIGRIGELKKRLVDMGVTAGEIVKLERNAPLGDPQEYIVKGTGIAIRKEDAKNIEVERVEE; this comes from the coding sequence ATGAAACTATGTGATTTAAAAAATGGGGAGAGAGCTAGAATAATAAAAATAGGCAGAATAGGAGAGCTAAAAAAGAGATTAGTTGATATGGGAGTTACAGCTGGAGAGATAGTGAAGCTTGAAAGAAATGCTCCACTAGGAGACCCACAAGAGTATATAGTGAAGGGAACAGGGATAGCAATAAGGAAAGAGGATGCAAAAAATATAGAAGTGGAAAGAGTTGAAGAATAA
- the feoB gene encoding ferrous iron transport protein B yields the protein MIKLAFTGNPNVGKSALINAIAGSKLKVGNWPGVTVEKKEATFTYKGEEIELVDLPGVYSLSPYTLEEKITRDFILEENPDVVINVVDSTNLERNLYLTYLIKELEKPTIMALNLYDEFDKLKYKLNLKEFEHFIEMSAVPVSALKGTGITELMDKALELAKGKKKEKFSLPFDDGTTALVNEIVKEIKADKSFEEALKVYSPEFLAIKLIERDTHIIEKLKTKFNIDADGKFEDKILKLEDKYDNDSETILAEQRYGSVNGVLAKTFTTSMKSRLDFTDKVDKILLNRVLGLPLFFLIMAGVMAFVFNGSAPFIDWVDGFFADFVGKYVGILVEGTPDWLHSLIIDGIVGGVGGVLTFVPVMVFLYFFLAILEESGYMSRVAFLMDKIMRKLGLNGKSFVPMVVGFGCTVPAIYATRTMEDESSRKMTAAMTPFMSCGARLPVYGLFTAAFFGAKGGIIVVSLYLLGIAIAILVGLVLKNVKGFKPENRALLIELPPYRIPSLKVILNSTWLRVFDYIKRAGTVILGIMMILWALTYFPNHGDSNSSYIAKFGHTFAPIMKPTGFGDRWETVAAIPPSIAAKEVVVGFLAQALPLDGGETQESDETVEETTFGQDLVEQVKGLGVAVKDSVKGMLSLNVSGLFSTPEADEIEEEGTGIVQATANLWPDDELAPLRAYSFMAFILLVVPCVATLGAIKHEFGWGYLGKIIGIMLVVPYVVSTLIFQIGKLFF from the coding sequence ATGATAAAATTAGCATTTACAGGAAATCCAAATGTTGGTAAATCAGCTTTGATTAATGCTATAGCAGGATCGAAGTTGAAAGTTGGAAACTGGCCAGGGGTAACGGTAGAGAAGAAGGAAGCAACTTTTACTTATAAGGGAGAGGAGATAGAGCTAGTAGACTTACCTGGAGTATATAGTTTAAGTCCATATACACTAGAGGAGAAGATAACAAGAGACTTTATTCTTGAAGAGAATCCAGATGTTGTTATAAACGTTGTAGACTCAACAAACTTAGAGAGAAACTTATATCTTACATACCTTATAAAGGAGTTAGAGAAGCCAACAATTATGGCTCTAAATCTGTACGATGAGTTTGATAAGTTAAAGTATAAATTGAATTTAAAAGAGTTTGAACACTTTATAGAGATGAGTGCTGTTCCAGTTTCTGCGTTAAAGGGAACAGGGATTACAGAGCTTATGGATAAGGCTTTAGAGTTAGCTAAAGGAAAGAAAAAGGAGAAGTTTTCACTTCCTTTTGATGATGGAACAACAGCCTTAGTAAATGAGATTGTTAAAGAGATAAAAGCTGATAAATCTTTTGAAGAAGCTTTAAAGGTTTACTCACCAGAGTTTTTAGCTATAAAGTTAATAGAGAGAGATACACATATAATAGAGAAGTTAAAGACAAAGTTTAATATAGATGCTGATGGAAAATTTGAAGATAAAATCTTAAAATTAGAGGATAAGTATGACAATGACAGTGAAACTATATTAGCAGAGCAAAGATATGGAAGTGTAAATGGAGTCTTAGCAAAAACATTTACAACTTCAATGAAGTCTAGATTAGATTTTACTGATAAGGTTGATAAGATACTTTTAAATAGAGTTTTAGGATTACCACTATTTTTCTTAATTATGGCTGGAGTGATGGCTTTCGTATTCAATGGAAGTGCTCCTTTTATTGATTGGGTAGATGGTTTCTTTGCTGACTTTGTTGGTAAATATGTAGGTATATTAGTAGAGGGAACACCAGATTGGCTACACTCTCTAATCATAGATGGAATAGTAGGAGGGGTAGGAGGAGTTCTTACATTCGTTCCTGTTATGGTATTCCTATATTTCTTCTTGGCAATTCTAGAAGAGAGTGGATATATGTCAAGGGTAGCTTTCTTAATGGATAAAATAATGAGAAAACTAGGATTAAATGGTAAATCTTTTGTACCTATGGTAGTAGGATTTGGATGTACAGTACCAGCTATCTATGCTACAAGAACTATGGAAGATGAAAGTTCAAGAAAGATGACAGCGGCAATGACACCGTTTATGTCTTGTGGAGCTAGACTTCCTGTATATGGACTTTTTACAGCGGCTTTCTTTGGAGCTAAGGGAGGAATAATAGTTGTATCTCTATATCTATTAGGAATAGCTATAGCTATCTTAGTAGGACTTGTATTGAAGAATGTAAAGGGATTTAAACCTGAAAATAGAGCTTTATTAATAGAGTTACCTCCATATAGAATACCTAGTTTAAAGGTTATATTAAACTCAACTTGGCTTAGAGTTTTTGATTATATAAAGAGAGCAGGAACTGTAATACTAGGAATAATGATGATATTATGGGCTCTTACATACTTCCCTAACCACGGGGATTCAAACTCATCATATATAGCTAAGTTTGGGCACACTTTTGCTCCTATTATGAAGCCTACTGGTTTTGGAGATAGATGGGAGACTGTAGCAGCAATTCCACCTAGTATAGCAGCTAAAGAAGTAGTAGTAGGATTCTTAGCACAAGCTTTACCACTTGATGGGGGAGAAACTCAAGAGAGTGATGAGACAGTTGAAGAAACAACTTTTGGACAGGATTTAGTAGAGCAAGTAAAAGGTTTAGGAGTAGCTGTAAAGGATTCTGTAAAGGGAATGTTAAGTTTAAATGTATCAGGATTATTCTCAACTCCTGAAGCTGATGAGATAGAGGAAGAGGGAACAGGAATAGTACAGGCTACAGCAAATCTATGGCCAGATGACGAATTAGCACCATTAAGAGCTTACTCATTCATGGCATTTATCCTTCTAGTAGTACCTTGTGTAGCAACATTAGGAGCTATCAAACATGAGTTTGGTTGGGGATATCTAGGAAAGATAATAGGAATAATGTTAGTAGTACCATATGTAGTATCTACTCTTATCTTCCAAATTGGAAAACTTTTTTTCTAA
- a CDS encoding FeoB-associated Cys-rich membrane protein, with translation MKTVILIIIVAIIAFFALRSVIRSFKGEGCSCGDGGKCSSGGCSCGSHKHDEKEHGCNCGHHRK, from the coding sequence ATGAAAACAGTAATATTGATAATAATTGTAGCTATAATAGCTTTCTTTGCCTTAAGAAGTGTTATAAGAAGCTTTAAAGGAGAAGGGTGTAGCTGTGGTGATGGTGGAAAATGTAGTTCAGGTGGGTGCTCTTGTGGTTCTCATAAGCATGATGAGAAAGAGCATGGTTGTAACTGTGGACATCATCGTAAGTAA
- a CDS encoding TolC family protein translates to MKKGIFLFFLLGLMSYGKEISLDNMLNDLDEKSYEKQIYEVQKKINSDKERYYKLDDFNGVDTSVTSNYSNREDAFETMGRVQYGPLYFEGTRNYNSEDEAVYGIEKSLKDLIYSGSKNQLKQLQYTKEIDRIDYEKNLETQKINLLNLYKEYKNSELEIEIKKSGIEKLRIEEKKMKKSHELGAVARIELESIQYSIKNMQLEIEVLKRNLSKLKEKFKYDFGIDIGDDTLKTITPPAKDFTLYVDRYGKKDIELLEYQKMKTQESIKYLNYDNKMPEVTLGVEHSTKYDENRVVLKFSKKLFDLNIDLENEKDNLIQQEINLKQKINEKEGEKLQILNNYDNYVKEYELNKNSAELELSKYNIKKLEYSLGKSDYVEVMEYFNSYINYEVAKEKAKNNLNGYIYEIMIRGEK, encoded by the coding sequence ATGAAAAAGGGGATTTTCTTGTTTTTCCTATTGGGATTGATGAGTTATGGGAAAGAGATAAGTTTAGATAATATGCTTAATGACTTAGATGAAAAATCGTATGAAAAACAAATTTATGAGGTACAAAAAAAGATAAATAGTGATAAGGAGAGATACTATAAGTTAGATGATTTTAATGGAGTAGATACAAGTGTAACATCAAATTATAGTAATAGAGAGGATGCCTTTGAAACAATGGGAAGAGTACAGTATGGACCACTATATTTTGAAGGAACAAGAAACTATAATTCAGAGGATGAGGCTGTATATGGTATTGAAAAGAGCTTAAAGGATTTAATTTACTCAGGAAGTAAAAATCAATTAAAACAGTTACAATACACTAAAGAGATAGATAGGATAGATTATGAAAAAAATCTAGAAACTCAGAAAATAAATCTACTAAATCTTTATAAAGAGTATAAAAATAGTGAGTTGGAGATAGAGATAAAGAAAAGTGGAATAGAAAAATTAAGGATTGAAGAGAAAAAAATGAAAAAATCTCACGAGTTAGGTGCAGTTGCTAGAATAGAGTTAGAAAGTATACAATATAGTATAAAAAATATGCAACTAGAGATAGAGGTATTAAAAAGAAATCTATCAAAATTAAAAGAGAAATTTAAATATGATTTTGGTATAGATATAGGAGATGACACTTTAAAGACTATAACTCCTCCAGCTAAGGATTTCACTCTATATGTAGATAGATATGGTAAAAAAGATATTGAACTTTTGGAGTATCAAAAGATGAAAACTCAAGAGAGTATAAAGTATCTGAACTATGACAACAAGATGCCAGAGGTAACTTTAGGAGTGGAGCATAGTACAAAATACGATGAAAATAGAGTAGTGCTTAAATTTTCTAAAAAATTATTTGATTTAAATATAGATTTAGAAAATGAAAAGGATAATCTAATTCAACAGGAGATAAATTTAAAGCAGAAGATAAATGAAAAAGAGGGAGAGAAACTTCAGATTTTAAATAACTATGATAACTACGTAAAAGAGTATGAGTTAAATAAAAATAGTGCAGAATTAGAGCTTTCAAAATATAATATAAAAAAATTAGAGTACTCTTTAGGTAAGAGTGATTATGTAGAGGTAATGGAGTATTTTAACTCTTATATCAATTATGAGGTAGCTAAGGAGAAAGCTAAGAACAATTTAAATGGATATATTTATGAGATAATGATAAGGGGAGAAAAATGA